The genomic interval ACCACTTCCTCGAGGTCTTCACTCGCTACATCGACAGCGGTTTCGGTCTGCTCAGCGGCGAGGTCGCCTTCATCGCCACAACGCTGATCGTCATCGATGTAACGCTTGCGGCGCTGTTCTGGAGCTGGGGCGCCGACGACGACATCATGACGCGGCTGGTCAAGAAGACCCTGT from Rhodopseudomonas sp. BAL398 carries:
- a CDS encoding type IV secretion system protein, whose product is MGGTGVIDHFLEVFTRYIDSGFGLLSGEVAFIATTLIVIDVTLAALFWSWGADDDIMTRLVKKTLFVGVFAYIIGNWNNLARIVFESFAGLGLKASGTSFSTADLMR